CAAATAGCAAGggtagccacttagtactaatTATTACAGTTTAATGATATTTATGTTCATTTATAAGTAAgagattttaagtttgattttttccaaaagcaaatttgaactacattattgctagttcattgtgagactaagtctCACCCTTCTTCCTtcgtgtaaataatatcgtttattcaaaTGCCAAGGGGTATTTTTGGAAAACCGCACTAGGTGTCAAAATCGTAAATTTGGCTTCGAAACGTGAGCGTTTCTAGAACCCAGCAGTTTAAAAGCATGTGGCCAACTCTCATGTAAGTCCAAGGAGTTTCAACACCCAGACCagaccatctctctctctctctctctctctctctctctctctctctctctcaaatttcgTCTTTTGGAGAGGCGGAGAGGCATTGCAATATCTCTCTCCAAAACCCCATTAAGAAATCCAATTAATCCTCCCTCTCCCTGAGATGGGTGGGAAGAAATTCGCAGTGCTTCTGTGCGCAGAGGACACGGAGTTTGTGAAAAAGACGTACGGGGGATATTTTGGGGTGTATCTGACAATGCTGGCGGAGGAGGGGGAGGCTTGGGACTTGTACCGGGTGGTGTGCGGTGAGTTTCCGGAGGATGATGAGATTGAAAGCTACGATGGGTTTGTGATATCCGGAAGCAGCAGGGATGCCCACGGCACTGATGCCTGGATCTGCAGGCTCCTCTCCCTCCTCCAGAAATTGGATTCCATCAAGAAAAAAGTTCTCGGCATTTGCTTTGGTCATCAGGTACATAATCATtccatcatttttatttttgtcatcaTGTTCACAAGAACCAGCTATATTATTACTCTAATTTACACTAAGAAATGAGTGTGGGTTTGAACCCAAATCAAATTAATTGAAGAGAATAATCATATTCACAATTCATCCTTGTATATATTGTTCATTCATTCTTTGTCTGTCTTTTGTTTTCTTCGTCGAATCGGTAATCGGTTGGTTTTTCCCATTTGGAAATGAATCGGATCCTCTCTGAGGCAACCCCTCGGTATCTTCCTGACCGTTGTTAGTGGGCCATTAGATATTTATCCAAAGCTACAAATGGggaccctctaaaagttataataattataaccgtcgGATAAAAATCTAACGGCCCACTAATCTCGTTCAAGAGAATCCGGAGGGTTTGCCTAAGAGAGATCCAATTCCTGGAAATTGGATTTTTTAAGAAAGAGCATTTTGGTCGTTTTAGTATATTTTGCTTTAACGTGGTTtcctatttgattttttttcttatttttttggattttgattttggATGCCGCATTGGGAACAGTTTTTAAAATGTTGATATTGGTAGAAATATCGATATGTAATTTGTTGAAATATCGATAGATATATCAATATCGGtagcttttgatgaaaattaagaaaaatgaaattttagggaTTGTCAAACACTAATTTAGAAGAAATATAAGGGTTTCTTCTATATTTAATCGATATGTCAGAAATTTCAACAAAATATGTCGATTTTAGCTGAAATTTAAGAATTTCTCTTATATGTAATGAAGTTTAGACTTTACATGCTCCATatctttttttttgaatttttcgaATATTTTCATAGAAATATCAACAATATCAAAGAAATTTCAAATACTGTTTGAAAAAAAACGAAATGGTGGGAAAAATACTGTTTCCTGCTGGACACTGACATTTTCGGTTATTTCAGATTAAGGGTACAATAGTCTTTATGGAAGCACAGAATTAATTGTGATTAATAAGTTAAGTAACCGCTCTGAAATAATACTTAAATATTCATTAGTAAGGGATTTATAtactcatttttttatttggcccaataatttttttaacacattttatttaaaaaaaaataagaaacacGTGATATCtattaattggattaaataaaaaataaatatataaagtaCTTACTAATAAGTATCGAAGTATTATCTATTATTAAGCATTGAAGAAACGTACAGGTAATAAGTAAGGTgccctctttttctctctaagttTAACCATTGATTAAAACGCATGATTTTGTTCCCCATCTGTATGTATATGTTTTACAAAAATGTATCAGGAGTAGATGGTGCCCACTACTTAACAACATTATATATCCAGAAGGCCACTAAAGGTTGCAACATTAGATGTTTGCGACATAGCCTTATCGGTTTACCCTTACGTTATTGGAGAACCATCGTTGgttctcattttattattattatcttttGACTCACACTTTGTGTCTTAGCAACGATACATGACTATGTCATAAAAAGAGAATATAATATATGGccatatttgtttttgttttgctttgatTGTCTTTCACTCAGAGACAAAATCACATTGCTGCTCATTCAAATAGAGCATAAATTCCAATAAAAATCTGTCCGAGTCTGTGAACTAACAAACCAGCATTTGGGTCTCAAACAAGAGTCAGTGACCGACACTAAAGAGAGGTGGGTATAAAATTAATCATGTGTGTAATTTGTGtgatgtgtgttgaattaggtgACTATTTTGTTCCTAATCCTGAGTGTAATTTGATTGGGTTAGGGCAAAAGAGGCCTGGTATATTGGTTTATGGtcacatatttttctttttggccaATAGATATTATAAAAGTTAAATTCGAACTGACGTTGGCagaattaaatataatatcTATGAAAGTTTCCATGACATTTTGTAATTTGTCGGTGGCTAAACTAAACTTGATAGGAAATGTTGTGTGCTTCTGGCTTTTgggtgttttttgtttttttagcaaTAGCAATATAAAATTAAAGCTAAAACATGATTACATAAAAGTGTCAAACTGCGTGTATTTATCCAGTGATCAAGCACCACAAACAAGCATAGTAAATTCCCTACATGGTCACTACAAACAACAAAATACGCAAGAATCAGCGATGCAAATTTGTCATAATAGATCAATGATGAGTGGTGACAAATTCAAGACCGTCCACATCACTGTCGAATCAAGACGGATTCGCATCAATTATGGCCTAAACAAGGTGAATTTGGCTCAAATCTTGGCATGCGAGGTGGCTAAGCCACTAAAACGGCCAAAAAGCGCACGGCCACCATGGAAACCAGCGGAAGAGGGGTGGTTTCAACCTCAATAACACCCCAAATCCCACGGATCTATACTCAAAATAAAGCGTATAGGAGGGtttgggatggaaatctattaAACTGTAGAGAGTTGTTCCAAAATAACGAGCGAAAAGGTGAAAAATAGTAATTGATAAGATGATGAGCAGTACCAACATTTAGTATGGGGAGAAAAATGCACTCTTCTTTTGGATCGctaggaaggaaagagaaaagtGGGGATTGTGACTTTTGGGTGCTTTGGTTtggaggaaggaaggagagagaaacGTGTGCATGGTTTCGCACTGTAATCAATTGTATGTTATGAACGTAAGATAAAGGCGTCCAACACCACATGCACACgttaaaaatatacatatataataatacTTCCATGCAACTTTGCCTTTATTGGGAGGGATTCTGATTCTTCTCGTGGATAGATTTTTCGGTGTGAACGAAGTGGtatatcacgtgtcattatataaatagtgagatgtatgtgtgctaaaaaattaataacttaaaaaataaaatttcttaccactcctattaaaacacgtgatgtaccacttatattcccgtcacaactaaaaatttcttcttCTCGTGGATGAATCACCTCACCTCCCACTACTTGATACGTGGGATATGTCTGCTATTGTCCTTAGTCGATGTTCTCCTCTTCTGTACATGGTCGCAGCCCTTATTtccttgaattttcttttgaaatacGAGACATGCTTTATTATGTTTGCATAGCTGGCTAGTTGCTGGAAAAGTTTTACTGAATTcaaaaaacaattaacaaataaaaaactttaaaatttatttaggttaattaataaaaagttttattaaaaataagttTTGTAGTGTGTATAGGAATAGTGATACAAGTAAGAAGCAtctaaaatatattatttagaaTAAGAGCTTTTATAATCACACACATTGGCTTTCATATTCGTATTCATGTGAATTATATTAGTAAACATTTTATACGGAATCATATTATTTTTACTTTGATTCCATAAATTTTTAGTAAACAACGTCAATAAAAATCTGATTCTAACTCCACCTCATTCCAACTCCTCCTCAATACAATTCTTGTTATTCTGATGACAGATTAATAAACGAGCCACTGGTTGAGTATGTGATATTTTGAAATATGGAGGCACTTAATgtgaaaaaaatcataaaaaaaaatgaaggtaaAAGAGTTAGTTCGTTCTATTGCTTTTTTAGGACACAATAGATGGCCTCGACTTTTTGGTGTGTTATAACTTATAGGCTAACTTATATGTCGATTCTGTTAGTTTTTAGTTagttatatttctttttgggtTGCTTGAAAATGGTTGAGCAGCCAACTCCTTCTCCACCCTTCAAATTAATGCCATTGATGCTTGTTTATGTTTGTGATGAATGATTGGGAGTTGTGGCTTTGATTAGATATTGAGCCGTGCATTGGGAGGAAAAACTGGCAGAGCCATCACAGGCTGGGATATCGGAATCCGAACCGTCCACTTGTCATCATCTTCCAAGGCCTTATCCACTCTCAAAATTCCAGCTCTTCTCTCCATATATGAAATCCATCGAGATGAGGTGTGTATGTCTGTCCACAAATCTACTTCTCCTTCGTTGATCGTCCTACAATATCAGTTTGACTTTCATGCAAAATACTTTAgcatttagggtttagggtttacctTACCATGCACGAAAGTcaagtttaattaattatatgttGCTTAACTTGTTATACATATCAGTTTTGATAGATAAATTCATGTTTATTGatctcatttaaaaaaataggTGTGGGAACTGCCGCCTAAGGCTGAGTTAATTGCCTGGTCGGATAAGACTGGTGTGGAGATGTTTAAGTATGGAGATCACATGATGGGAATCCAAGGACACCCTGAGTACACCAAAGACATTCTTCTCAATCTTATCGATCACCTTGCCAAGCTCGAATACATCTTGGTAATATACTTCTATAACATTTTTGTGATCGTAAACACTATAAATATTCCGCTTTGCGGTCCAGAAGCTAAATTGGGAGTATC
This genomic interval from Malus domestica chromosome 05, GDT2T_hap1 contains the following:
- the LOC114824755 gene encoding gamma-glutamyl peptidase 5-like, giving the protein MGGKKFAVLLCAEDTEFVKKTYGGYFGVYLTMLAEEGEAWDLYRVVCGEFPEDDEIESYDGFVISGSSRDAHGTDAWICRLLSLLQKLDSIKKKVLGICFGHQILSRALGGKTGRAITGWDIGIRTVHLSSSSKALSTLKIPALLSIYEIHRDEVWELPPKAELIAWSDKTGVEMFKYGDHMMGIQGHPEYTKDILLNLIDHLAKLEYILDSETEELKAKVEACEPDREAWKRVCRSFLKGEL